TGAGGTCGAGGACGTCCTCCTTCTCGCCGCGCAGCATGGCGAGGACGCGGTGCGAGGGCAGCGCGGTGAACGGCTCGGCGAAGTCGAAGTAGTCGGCGAACTTGGCGCCCGCCTCCTCCTTGCCCTCGCGGACCTTCGCGGCGAGCCGGCCGCGGCCCCACATGCGCTCGCGCAGCTCGCCGATCAGGTCGGCGTCCTCGCCGAACCGCTCGGTGAGGATGGCGCGGGCGCCTTCGAGGGCGGCTGCCGGGTCGGCGACGCCCTTGTCGGCGTCGACGAACGCGGCGGCCGCGGCGGCCGGTTCCACCGACGGGTCGGCCAGCAGGCCCTGCGCGAGCGGCTCCAGCCCGGCCTCGCGGGCGATCTGCGCCTTGGTGCGCCGCTTCGGCTTGAAGGGGAGGTAGATGTCCTCCAGCCGCGCCTTGGTGTCGGCCGCGTTGATCCGGGCCTCCAGCTCGGCGTCGAGCTTGCCCTGCTCCCGTACGGAGTCCAGGATCGCCGCGCGCCGGTCCTCCAGCTCGCGCAGATACCGCAGCCGCTCCTCGAGGGTGCGCAGCTGGGCGTCGTCGAGCATCTCCGTCGCTTCCTTGCGGTAGCGCGCGATGAACGGCACGGTGGAGCCGCCGTCGAGCAGCTCGACGGCGGCCTTGACCTGCCGCTCCCGTACGCCGAGCTCCTCGGCGATCCTGCCTTCGATGGACATCGTCACGATCGGGTCCCGCCTGCCTTCGTTTGCACTGGAAGGCTGCCAATTGTGGCAGGTGGCGGTGACGGACGGGGGGAGCCCCGTCCGTCAGCCCTTGCCCATGAGGTCCGCGGGGAAGGCCCCGGCGGTCACGGCCTTGACCACGAGGGCGCCGCCGAGCTCGGTGAGGCGGGCCAGGCCGTCCTCGCCGAGGTGCTGGTAAGGGGCGGCGTCGAGGCGGTCGGTGTCGCTCTCCAGCTGTTCGCGCAGGGCGGCGCCCGTCTCGGTCAGCTCGCCGGCGGCGTCGAGCACGCCGCGCTCGCGCAGCCGGCCGGCCGCGGCGTCCAGGTCGGCCTGCACCCAGCCGCGCATGCCCTTGAGCCACTTCGGCGTCATGCCCTTGCCGGTGGCGGTGTGACTGACCAGCGCCTCGACCGGGTCGAGGCCCGCCAGGAGCAGGGCGGCGAGGTGGCCGTCGCCGCGGTGCTCGCGCAGCAGGGTGGTGGCGTGCCACAGGCGCAGGTGCGGCTCCTGCGGTACGGGGAGGTCTGCGTGGGCCGCGTACAGGGTGCGGGCGTGCCGGGTGCAGCCCTCCGTGGCGCGCATCGCCAGGTCGGCGGCCTCGGCGAGCTCGGGCGACGCTATGGTCTCGGCGCCGAGGAGCCGGCGCAGGGAGCCGTCGGCGGCCCGCAGCCGGGCGGCGAGGGCCTCCTCGGGGGTGGTGGTGTCCCAGACGGCGGGCAGGTGCCGGGCGACGAGGTCGTGGCGGTAGTTGTAGAAGGTGGCGGTGACCACGCCGGCCCCGACGGCGCCCATCGCGGCCGAGCGGTGGGCGAGGTTGACGGCGACGGGATCGGTGATCCCGAGGGCGGCGAATTCCTTGGCGATCTCCGGCGAGAAGTAGACGGTTGCATGCAGCGGGTTGATCGCGGCGTGCCAGCAGCGACGGGCGGCGAGCAGGGGAAACGTCATGCGCCGCAGGCTACCGACTGTTTGGTACGCCGGGTAGGGTCACCGCCCGTGGTGCGCGTCTCACCACGTGGACCCCTCCCCCGCGCCCCCGGTCGGCCGGGTTCCGGCGTCTGCGTCACCGCACATCGCCTGCCCGTACAGGACCTTCAGCGCGTCGTCGATGGGGTGGTGCTGCGGCTCACCCGAGGAGTCCGGCTCGTTCCACCTCTGGAGGTTGACCGCGACGGACATCCGGCGCTTGCCGTCGGCCCGGGTCAGGGAGATCGTTCCGGCCCCCCCTCACCGCCTGGCGGCTCCTCGACGACTGACCCGCCGGCACGCCGGCCGGGATGACCGGGACTTCTCCCGGGTTCTCAGGCTCGATTCGGCCGATCCGCGACGCCGGACACCGCTCGTCACAGCGCCGCTCCCCGCCTCCTCGGCACGGGCCGCGCGGGCGTCGGCGGGGTGGGCAGCCGGCGGCTGCGCCGCAGGCCACGGGCCCCGGCCGGGCTGCGCCGGGCCGCTGGCGCGGTGCATCCGGCGCGCGGCGCCCCCGGCGTGCGCCCCGGGCCTTCCGCCATACCGTGACGGCCGAATGGCGATCGTGTGACAGCAGGGGCCATGGACATGACGTGAGTGATCACGGGTGAATACGGTCGAGCGACAAGACCTGGAACCGACCTGCCTCCCCTACCACTTGGAGTCATTCGTGCACCGCAAAGTCATCGCCCCGAGCGTGCTCGCCGCTTCCCTGCTGCTGGTGATCCCGGCGTCGGCGGCGAGTGCCGGTCCGGGCGCCCCGGGTATCGGCGACCCCTACTACCCGGCCAGCGGCAACGGCGGATACGACGTGTCCCACTACGACCTGCGCCTGCAGTACCAGCCGAAGACGGACCTGCTCGAAGGCACCGCCACCCTCCTCGCCACCGCCAAGCAGGACCTGTCCCGCTTCAACCTCGACTTCGGCCTTCAGGTCAGCGAGATCCGCGTCAACGGCGCCAAGGCGAAGTTCGCCACGTCCGGCGCCCACGAGCTGGAGGTCACCCCGGCGAAGCCCCTGGCGCGCAACACCCCGCTGACCGTCGTCGTCAAGTACGCCGGGAAGCCCTCCGAGTTCAAGGTGGACGGCTGGACGGCCTGGCAGCGCACGCCCGACGGCGGTGTGGCGGCGCAGGAGCCCGACTCGGCGGTCTGGTGGTTCCCCGGCAACGACCACCCACTGGACAAGGCCACCTTCGACGTCTCCGTCAACGTCCCCGACGGCACCCAGGCGATCAGCAACGGCGTGCTCCAGTCGCAGACCTCGCGGCTCGGCTGGACCCGGTACAACTGGCGCTCCAACAAGCCGCAGGCGACCTACCTCGCCACCCTCGCCGTCGGCAAGTTCGACATCACCACCGACAAGACGGCGAGCGGGCTGCCGATCGTCAACGCCTACAGCAAGGACCTCGGCGACAACGCGGGCGCGGCGCGCGCGAGCGTGGAGCGCACCGGCGAGGTCACCGAGTGGCTGGAGGGGGTGTTCGGTCCGTACCCCTTCAACGCGCTCGGCGGTTACGTGCCGAACGTGAACGCCGGCTACGCGCTGGAGACCCAGACGCGGCCGTTCTACGGTCCGCGCCAGTTCCAGAACGGCGCCAACGTCTCGGTGGTCGTGCACGAGCTGGCCCACCAGTGGTATGGCGACAGCGTGTCCGTCGAGGGCTGGAAGGACATCTGGATCAACGAGGGCTTCGCCCGCTACAGCCAGTGGCTGTGGTCGGAGAAGGAGGGCGAGGGGACCGCGCAGGAGCTCGCCGACTGGGCCTACGCGCTGCGCCCGGCCGAGGACGCGTTCTGGCAGGTCAAGCCGGGTGACCCGGGTCCGGAGAACCAGTTCCACGGGGCCGTCTACGACCGTGGCGCCATCGCCCTGCAGGCGCTGCGCAACGAGATCGGCGACGAGAAGTTCTTCCAGATCCTCAAGGGCTGGCCGACCGAGCGGGCGTACGGCAACGCCAAGGTCGGGGACTTCGTGCGCTACGCGGAGAAGGTCTCCGCCAAGCCGCTGGCCCAGCTGTTCGAGACCTGGCTCTACACCCCGGGCAAGCCGGAGGCCTCGGCCCTGAACCCGGCGGCCGCGAAGCCGGCGGCCCGCTCGGCGCAGTCCGCCCCGGCGAAGCCCGCCGCGGAGCCGAAGTCCTGGAAGAAGATCGCGCAGACCAACACGATCCACGACACCGAGCACGGCTCCGAGCACGGCTCCGAGCCCGGCCACCGGCACTGAGTCCGCGCCGGCCCGCACCGCACGCGGCCCCCGCATCCGGCGGGGGCCGCGCGCCCGGGTTCGTCACCGGCCTCCCGCGTGCCATGCGGCCCGCGCCCGGTAGGCGATCGGCAGGTACCGCAGCCGCTCCGGCAGCAGCGGTACGAGGAGCCGCACGGCCGTGCTGAACCGGCGGAGCCTGCGCTCCCGGGCCGGGCTCCACTCCAGCCCGAGCGCGGCCCGCGCCTCGGGCGGCATGTACCCGACGGTGACGAAGGCCCGCAGGTGCAGGAACGCCGCCCGCAGGACGGGCCAGGTCAGCCGCAGCAGCACGCGTACGGCGAGGGAACCGGCCTCGGGCCGGGGCAGCGGCACATCGGTGGCGACCAGCTCGCGGGCGACCTTGGTGGGCTCGATCTCCTCGGCGAGCATCCGGCCCCAGTACGTCCAGTACTCCTCGATGCTCTGCGGCATGTCCCGGTCGTGGATGCCGAGGATCCGGCCCACCTGCAGCCACTCCCGGTAGAGCTGCCGCTCCTGGGCGGGCGTGAAGCGGCGCAGCAGGTAGCGCCCGGCGTACAGGTAGACGGGGAAGCCGGTGGCGTGCACCCAGGAGTAGCAGGCGGGGTCGAGGGAGTGGTAGCGCCGGCCGCGGGTGTCGGTGCCCTGGATCTCCTTGTGCAGGCGGCGGACCCGCCGGCCCTCCTCGGCGGCCTCCTCGCCGCCGTACACCCACAGCTGGACCGAGCGCAGCGAGCGCTCGCCGCGGCCCCAGGGGTCGGTGCGGAAGACGGAGTACTGGTCGACGCCGGCCCCGATCGCGGGGTGGGCGACCTGCAGGGTGAAGGCGGCGGGCAGCATCAGCAGCGCCCGGACGTCGCCGGCGATGGTCCACAGCACCCCGCCGGGCGGGGGCGGCTCGGGGTCGGTGCGGCGCGTGGTCGCAGGTCCGGCGGGGTGCGCGGAGTCCGTCTTCGTCATATGACAAGTATGCGAGCACCGGACGGCCGTCTCACGGACAGAATGTCTCTGCACGGGTGTTACCCAGAGGTAACCGTGGCTGCTTGGATGACGGAGCCGATCTTCCCGCAGGAATGATGGAGTCCCCTATGCCGCAGAACTCCCCCCGTCGCCGCCGTGCCGCCGCCACGGCCGTCGCCGCGGTCGCCGCGGGCGCGCTGGCCGCCTCCGGCGCGCCCGCCGCCTCGGCCGCCGAGACCGCCGCCGCCCCGCGGCTCAGCGTCCTGTCGTACAACGTGTTCCTGATGAGCAAGAACCTGTACCCGAACTGGGGCCAGGACCACCGGGCCTCCGAGATCCCCAAGACCTCCTTCTACAAGGGCCACGACGTGGTCGTGCTCCAGGAGGCCTTCGACAACGCCGCCTCGGACGCGCTGAAGGCGAACTCCGCCGCCCAGTACCCGTACCAGACCCCGGTCGTCGGCCGCAGCAAGAGCGGCTGGGACGCCACGGGCGGCGCGTACTCCACCACCACCCCGGAGGACGGCGGGGTCACGATCCTCAGCAAGTGGCCGATCGTCCGCAAGGAGCAGGTCGTCTACAAGGACGCCTGCGGCGCCGACTGGTGGTCCAACAAGGGCTTCGCCTACGTCGTCCTGAACGTGAACGGCACCAAGGTGCACGTGGTCGGCACCCACGCCCAGTCCACCGACCCGGGCTGCGGCGCGGGCGAGGCGGCGGACATGCGCGCCCGCCAGTTCCGTGCGATCGACGCCTTCCTGGACGGGAAGAACATCCCGGCGAACGAGCAGGTCATCGTGGCGGGCGACCTCAACGTCGACTCGCGCACCCCCGAGTACGCCAGCCTGCTCGCGAACGCCG
Above is a genomic segment from Streptomyces sp. NBC_01233 containing:
- a CDS encoding SCO6745 family protein, with the translated sequence MTFPLLAARRCWHAAINPLHATVYFSPEIAKEFAALGITDPVAVNLAHRSAAMGAVGAGVVTATFYNYRHDLVARHLPAVWDTTTPEEALAARLRAADGSLRRLLGAETIASPELAEAADLAMRATEGCTRHARTLYAAHADLPVPQEPHLRLWHATTLLREHRGDGHLAALLLAGLDPVEALVSHTATGKGMTPKWLKGMRGWVQADLDAAAGRLRERGVLDAAGELTETGAALREQLESDTDRLDAAPYQHLGEDGLARLTELGGALVVKAVTAGAFPADLMGKG
- a CDS encoding M1 family metallopeptidase; translation: MHRKVIAPSVLAASLLLVIPASAASAGPGAPGIGDPYYPASGNGGYDVSHYDLRLQYQPKTDLLEGTATLLATAKQDLSRFNLDFGLQVSEIRVNGAKAKFATSGAHELEVTPAKPLARNTPLTVVVKYAGKPSEFKVDGWTAWQRTPDGGVAAQEPDSAVWWFPGNDHPLDKATFDVSVNVPDGTQAISNGVLQSQTSRLGWTRYNWRSNKPQATYLATLAVGKFDITTDKTASGLPIVNAYSKDLGDNAGAARASVERTGEVTEWLEGVFGPYPFNALGGYVPNVNAGYALETQTRPFYGPRQFQNGANVSVVVHELAHQWYGDSVSVEGWKDIWINEGFARYSQWLWSEKEGEGTAQELADWAYALRPAEDAFWQVKPGDPGPENQFHGAVYDRGAIALQALRNEIGDEKFFQILKGWPTERAYGNAKVGDFVRYAEKVSAKPLAQLFETWLYTPGKPEASALNPAAAKPAARSAQSAPAKPAAEPKSWKKIAQTNTIHDTEHGSEHGSEPGHRH
- a CDS encoding oxygenase MpaB family protein → MTKTDSAHPAGPATTRRTDPEPPPPGGVLWTIAGDVRALLMLPAAFTLQVAHPAIGAGVDQYSVFRTDPWGRGERSLRSVQLWVYGGEEAAEEGRRVRRLHKEIQGTDTRGRRYHSLDPACYSWVHATGFPVYLYAGRYLLRRFTPAQERQLYREWLQVGRILGIHDRDMPQSIEEYWTYWGRMLAEEIEPTKVARELVATDVPLPRPEAGSLAVRVLLRLTWPVLRAAFLHLRAFVTVGYMPPEARAALGLEWSPARERRLRRFSTAVRLLVPLLPERLRYLPIAYRARAAWHAGGR
- the sph gene encoding sphingomyelin phosphodiesterase, whose product is MPQNSPRRRRAAATAVAAVAAGALAASGAPAASAAETAAAPRLSVLSYNVFLMSKNLYPNWGQDHRASEIPKTSFYKGHDVVVLQEAFDNAASDALKANSAAQYPYQTPVVGRSKSGWDATGGAYSTTTPEDGGVTILSKWPIVRKEQVVYKDACGADWWSNKGFAYVVLNVNGTKVHVVGTHAQSTDPGCGAGEAADMRARQFRAIDAFLDGKNIPANEQVIVAGDLNVDSRTPEYASLLANADLADTDSRTGHPYSFDTALNSIANYRYPTDPREDLDYVLYRKGNARPAGWENNVVLEQSAPWTVSSWGTSYTYTNLSDHYPLIGR